In one Arachis duranensis cultivar V14167 chromosome 9, aradu.V14167.gnm2.J7QH, whole genome shotgun sequence genomic region, the following are encoded:
- the LOC107465178 gene encoding nicotianamine synthase, which yields MVCQEQEALVNKVLDLYHKISSLDTLKPSQDVDTLFTQLVRTCIPHTPFIDITKLSTTVQEARSNLIRLCNILSQHCQAVPTKIAFVGSGPLPLTSIVLATNHFPSTTFHNYDIDALANSMAKALVSSDHDLSKRMVFHTSDILDVSHGLNEFNVVFLAALVGMKNEEKKKVIDHLGKYMAPGAFLMVRSAYSARAFLYPVVNPSFDLKGFEVLSVFHPTDEVINSVVIARKCPIISTSSKEVQSLFNNNNLLINGNMIEELVTEEQL from the coding sequence ATGGTTTGCCAAGAACAAGAGGCATTAGTCAACAAAGTGCTTGACCTGTACCACAAGATTTCAAGCTTAGACACCCTCAAACCCTCCCAAGATGTCGACACCCTCTTCACCCAACTCGTTCGCACATGCATCCCTCATACCCCATTCATCGACATCACTAAACTTTCCACAACCGTCCAAGAAGCTAGATCCAACCTAATTCGTCTTTGCAACATTCTTAGCCAGCACTGCCAGGCTGTTCCCACCAAGATTGCCTTCGTGGGCTCTGGCCCTCTTCCCTTAACCTCCATTGTCCTGGCTACCAACCACTTTCCCAGCACCACATTCCATAATTATGACATCGACGCTTTGGCCAATTCTATGGCCAAGGCGTTGGTGTCTTCGGATCATGACCTGTCAAAGCGCATGGTCTTTCACACTAGCGACATATTAGATGTGTCCCATGGTTTGAACGAGTTCAATGTTGTTTTTCTTGCCGCGCTCGTGGGAATGAAAaatgaggagaagaaaaaagtgATTGATCATTTGGGTAAGTATATGGCACCTGGGGCATTTCTTATGGTAAGAAGTGCCTATAGTGCCAGGGCATTTCTATATCCGGTAGTCAATCCTTCTTTTGATCTCAAAGGATTTGAAGTTTTGTCCGTGTTTCACCCCACTGATGAGGTTATCAATTCGGTTGTGATTGCGCGAAAGTGTCCGATTATTTCAACATCGTCGAAAGAGGTTCAATCGCTCTTCAATAACAATAACCTTCTCATCAATGGGAACATGATTGAGGAATTGGTAACTGAGGAGCAGCTTTAA